The genomic interval CACTTCCACACTGAATTCCAACCATCACCGACGGTGATGCATAGGAATACTTCACACTCACCAGATTCCCACCACCACAGGAAGGATCACTCTGCCGCACACCTTCATAATACAGAGTGAGCTCGCTGCCGGTACCATTAACCATTGCCGAAGTTGCCGTCCTGACGTCCAAGGAAATAAAATCATAAAGTGCGCGGAGGTTGTGCTGACGAGTCGCCAATTCTTCCATCTGGCCATAGGTTCTCTTGGAGGCAATGAAGAGCTGCCCGGCACCAAGGACAACGATCAGCCCAATGACCAATGCGACCATCAACTCGACAAGCGAAAATCCCTGATACTGTCGAGGGCAGGAAAAAGAAGGTCTTGACACCGCTTTATGCTCCATAGTCATAAACCCGGCAGCTTAGCCAAAAACATTAGGGTAGAGACATCCTCACCCACGAACCGGTCATCTTTCCATCCTAGGATAATACGATAGCCACACTCGGTGGAGGATGACACACCAACAGCAGA from Candidatus Obscuribacterales bacterium carries:
- a CDS encoding prepilin-type N-terminal cleavage/methylation domain-containing protein, whose product is MEHKAVSRPSFSCPRQYQGFSLVELMVALVIGLIVVLGAGQLFIASKRTYGQMEELATRQHNLRALYDFISLDVRTATSAMVNGTGSELTLYYEGVRQSDPSCGGGNLVSVKYSYASPSVMVGIQCGS